A part of Acidimicrobiales bacterium genomic DNA contains:
- a CDS encoding DNA-3-methyladenine glycosylase — protein sequence MSDPLTLDLSFFEGDSTTVAPKLLNLLLVRGRRVARIVEVEAYAGASDAASHAYRGKTPRNATMFGPPGHLYVYFTYGMHFCANVVCREAGVASAVLLRALAPLEGLEEMRALRPAARRDVDLCSGPARLCQAFGIVRADDGADLVTGDHGITLVSDGFAPPAAPLRGTRVGLSAKAGADGALLWRYAVTGDQNVSRPRPNSGLTAAETVVR from the coding sequence GTGAGCGACCCTCTCACGCTCGACCTCTCCTTCTTCGAGGGCGATTCGACCACCGTCGCTCCGAAGCTCCTCAACCTCCTCCTCGTGCGCGGCCGTCGCGTGGCGCGCATCGTCGAGGTCGAGGCCTACGCCGGCGCCTCCGACGCGGCGAGCCACGCCTACCGGGGGAAGACGCCCCGCAACGCCACGATGTTCGGTCCGCCGGGACACCTCTACGTGTACTTCACCTACGGGATGCACTTCTGCGCCAACGTCGTCTGCCGTGAGGCGGGCGTCGCGAGCGCGGTGCTGCTGCGGGCGCTCGCCCCCCTCGAGGGCCTCGAGGAGATGCGGGCGTTGCGCCCCGCAGCCCGGCGCGACGTCGACCTCTGCTCCGGCCCGGCCCGCCTCTGTCAGGCGTTCGGCATCGTCCGTGCAGATGACGGTGCCGACCTCGTCACCGGCGACCACGGGATCACCCTGGTCAGCGACGGTTTTGCGCCGCCGGCAGCGCCGCTCAGGGGAACCCGTGTCGGTCTCTCCGCGAAGGCGGGGGCCGATGGTGCGCTACTGTGGCGCTACGCGGTGACGGGCGATCAGAACGTCTCGCGGCCCCGTCCGAACAGCGGTTTGACAGCTGCGGAGACGGTGGTAAGGTAA
- a CDS encoding acetylornithine transaminase → MTSMLMPTYRPAPVRFVSGAGCRLTDDRGRVFLDFLSGIAVTSLGHSHPAVRDAIAAQAGTLLHVSNLFETGLNEEVATLLDELIGDGSPAGGQVFFCNSGAEANECAIKLSRRFGGRGRHQVVSAYGSFHGRTLATLHATGQPAKHEPFAPLPEGFRHVAFGDLEALRSAADPGVVGGILLEAIEGEGGVIPAPKGYLTAARELCDELGILLILDEIQTGLGRTGRWFAFQEEGILPDIVTMAKALGNGMPVGACWARAEVAAAFAPGDHGTTFGGQPLAMSAARATLQTMQALDVPALARERGAQLEAAFNGAPGVAGVRGAGLLLGVVLTEGLDAGAIVADCLEHGLVVNAPAPGVVRLAPPLVVSAAECDEAAALLGAAIGRALGAVQ, encoded by the coding sequence ATGACGAGCATGCTGATGCCGACCTACCGCCCCGCCCCCGTGCGCTTCGTCTCGGGCGCGGGCTGTCGTCTCACCGACGACCGGGGGAGGGTCTTCCTCGACTTCCTCTCCGGGATCGCCGTGACCTCGCTCGGCCACTCCCACCCCGCGGTGCGCGACGCGATCGCCGCCCAGGCGGGGACGCTGCTGCACGTCTCCAACCTGTTCGAGACCGGCCTCAACGAGGAGGTCGCGACGCTCCTCGACGAGCTGATCGGCGACGGCAGCCCCGCCGGCGGCCAGGTCTTCTTCTGCAACTCGGGCGCCGAGGCCAACGAGTGCGCGATCAAGCTCTCGCGGCGCTTCGGCGGCCGTGGCCGCCACCAGGTCGTCTCCGCCTACGGCTCCTTCCACGGGCGGACCCTGGCGACGCTGCACGCGACCGGCCAGCCCGCCAAGCACGAGCCCTTCGCGCCCCTCCCCGAGGGCTTCCGCCACGTCGCCTTTGGCGACCTCGAGGCGCTGCGCTCGGCGGCCGACCCGGGCGTGGTCGGCGGCATCCTCCTCGAGGCGATCGAGGGTGAGGGCGGGGTGATCCCCGCGCCGAAGGGCTACCTCACCGCGGCCCGCGAGCTCTGCGACGAGCTCGGCATCCTCCTCATCCTCGACGAGATCCAGACCGGCCTTGGCCGCACGGGGCGCTGGTTCGCCTTCCAGGAGGAGGGGATCCTCCCCGACATCGTGACGATGGCCAAGGCCCTCGGCAACGGGATGCCGGTCGGCGCCTGCTGGGCGCGTGCGGAGGTCGCCGCCGCCTTCGCCCCCGGCGACCACGGCACCACCTTCGGCGGCCAACCGCTCGCGATGTCGGCGGCGCGCGCCACCCTGCAGACGATGCAGGCCCTCGACGTCCCCGCCCTCGCCCGCGAGCGGGGCGCGCAGCTGGAGGCGGCCTTCAACGGCGCGCCCGGCGTGGCGGGGGTGCGGGGCGCGGGACTGCTTCTCGGCGTCGTGCTCACCGAGGGCCTCGACGCCGGGGCGATCGTCGCCGACTGCCTCGAGCACGGCCTCGTCGTGAACGCGCCGGCGCCCGGCGTGGTGCGCCTCGCGCCGCCGCTCGTCGTGAGCGCTGCGGAGTGCGATGAGGCGGCGGCGTTGCTCGGCGCGGCGATCGGCCGGGCGCTCGGGGCCGTGCAGTGA
- the argH gene encoding argininosuccinate lyase, which translates to MTLWAGRMRDAPAEPMMAYTASLGFDRRLARHDVRGSLAHVRGLGRAGVLSEEEVEALSAGLDAIDGELARGEFAFQEQDEDVHSALERRLGELCGPTGAKVHTGRSRNDQVATATRLYVRGALAEVAEGVVALERALLARAEEAGTTYLPGYTHLQRAQPVLLAHQLLAHGWALSRDLDRLVDSHRRLGTSPLGAGALAGSTFPLDPAGVAAELGFTGPFENSLDAVSDRDFAAEALFDLALLGVHLSRMGEEVVIFASEEFGFYRLADAWSTGSSMLPQKKNPDIAELARGKAGRLIGHLAGFLATMKGLPLAYNRDLQEDKEPLFDAVDQVTLALPAMAGLISSIEFVTEAMLAAADSPALVAIDLAEWLVQRGLPFREAHGVVAELVWRSLDEGVPLPELVAADERLGPEAAALFRTGSALTRRVSPGGGGVEAVATQLGQFRGRIEQDAARATSLTR; encoded by the coding sequence ATGACGCTCTGGGCGGGTCGCATGCGCGACGCGCCGGCCGAGCCGATGATGGCCTATACGGCGAGCCTCGGCTTCGACCGCCGGCTCGCACGTCACGACGTGCGCGGCTCGCTCGCGCACGTGCGCGGTCTCGGCCGTGCCGGGGTGCTCAGCGAGGAGGAGGTCGAGGCGCTCTCCGCGGGCCTCGACGCGATCGACGGTGAGCTCGCGCGCGGCGAGTTCGCCTTCCAGGAGCAGGACGAAGACGTCCACAGCGCCCTCGAGCGGCGCCTCGGTGAGCTCTGCGGCCCGACGGGGGCCAAGGTGCACACCGGGAGGAGCCGCAACGACCAGGTGGCCACGGCGACCCGCCTCTACGTGCGCGGCGCCCTCGCGGAGGTGGCCGAGGGCGTCGTCGCGCTCGAGCGGGCACTGCTGGCGCGCGCCGAGGAGGCGGGCACGACCTACCTCCCCGGCTACACCCACCTTCAGCGCGCCCAGCCCGTCCTCCTCGCCCACCAGTTGCTCGCGCACGGCTGGGCGCTGAGCCGCGACCTCGACCGCCTCGTCGACTCGCACCGGCGGCTCGGGACCTCGCCGCTCGGCGCCGGTGCGCTCGCGGGTTCGACCTTCCCGCTCGACCCCGCAGGTGTTGCCGCCGAGCTCGGCTTCACGGGCCCCTTCGAGAACTCCCTCGACGCCGTGTCGGACCGCGACTTCGCCGCCGAGGCGCTCTTTGACCTCGCGCTCCTCGGCGTGCACCTCTCCCGGATGGGTGAGGAGGTCGTCATCTTCGCGAGCGAGGAGTTCGGCTTCTACCGCCTCGCCGACGCCTGGTCGACGGGGAGCTCGATGCTGCCCCAGAAGAAGAACCCGGACATCGCCGAGCTCGCCCGCGGCAAGGCGGGGCGGCTGATCGGCCACCTCGCCGGCTTCCTCGCCACGATGAAGGGGCTGCCGCTCGCCTACAACCGCGATCTCCAGGAGGACAAGGAGCCGCTGTTCGATGCGGTGGACCAGGTCACACTGGCGCTGCCGGCGATGGCGGGGCTCATCTCTTCGATCGAATTCGTCACCGAGGCGATGCTCGCCGCCGCCGACTCCCCGGCGCTCGTCGCGATCGACCTCGCCGAATGGCTCGTGCAGCGCGGGCTGCCCTTCCGTGAAGCGCACGGGGTGGTCGCCGAGCTCGTCTGGCGCTCGCTCGACGAGGGGGTGCCCCTTCCCGAGCTCGTCGCGGCGGACGAGCGCCTCGGCCCCGAAGCGGCTGCCCTCTTTCGGACCGGCTCCGCACTCACGCGCAGGGTCTCACCGGGCGGAGGGGGAGTCGAGGCCGTCGCGACCCAGCTCGGCCAGTTCCGCGGGCGCATCGAACAGGACGCCGCACGGGCCACCTCGCTCACCCGGTGA
- the argF gene encoding ornithine carbamoyltransferase, whose translation MTRHLLSMADLDGAEVREILALSSRPELPQSLTGKGAALLFEHPSARTRNASEMAVVQLGGHPVTIRGEEVGFDVRESVEDIALVLARFYAVIGARVAKHRTLERMVAALGAEHSPVPVVNLLSDREHPTQALADLLTIEQCLGELPGRVVAYIGDANNVCRSLAFALARVGATLKVASPAGYAPEPEDLTTTAALGGELVVCDSPEQAARDADVLYTDVWVSMGEEAEAAAKRRAFSGYTISEALLSLASPEAIVLHCLPAHRGEEIAAEVIDGPRSRVFLQAENRMHSIRGLLAFLTGTGR comes from the coding sequence GTGACCCGCCACCTGCTCTCGATGGCCGACCTCGACGGCGCCGAGGTGCGCGAGATCCTCGCGCTCTCCTCGCGCCCGGAGCTGCCCCAGTCCCTCACCGGCAAGGGCGCGGCCCTCCTCTTCGAGCACCCCTCGGCGCGAACCCGAAACGCCTCGGAGATGGCCGTCGTGCAGCTCGGCGGCCACCCGGTGACGATTCGCGGCGAGGAGGTGGGCTTCGACGTCCGCGAGTCGGTCGAGGACATCGCCCTCGTGCTCGCGCGCTTCTACGCGGTGATCGGCGCGCGCGTCGCGAAGCACCGCACGCTCGAGCGGATGGTGGCGGCCCTCGGGGCGGAGCACTCCCCGGTCCCGGTCGTGAACCTCCTCTCGGACCGCGAGCACCCCACCCAGGCGCTCGCCGACCTGCTCACGATCGAGCAGTGCCTCGGCGAGCTCCCGGGCCGCGTCGTCGCCTACATCGGCGACGCGAACAACGTCTGCCGCTCCCTCGCCTTCGCCCTCGCGCGCGTCGGCGCGACGCTGAAGGTCGCCTCGCCCGCCGGCTACGCGCCCGAGCCGGAGGACCTCACGACGACGGCCGCTCTCGGCGGCGAGCTCGTCGTCTGCGACAGTCCCGAGCAGGCGGCGCGCGACGCCGACGTCCTCTACACCGACGTCTGGGTCTCGATGGGGGAGGAGGCCGAGGCCGCGGCCAAACGGCGGGCCTTCTCCGGCTACACGATCTCCGAGGCGCTCCTCTCGCTCGCCTCCCCCGAGGCGATCGTCCTGCACTGCCTGCCGGCGCACCGCGGCGAGGAGATCGCCGCCGAGGTCATCGACGGCCCGCGCAGCCGGGTCTTCCTGCAGGCCGAGAACCGCATGCACTCGATCCGCGGCCTGCTCGCCTTCCTCACCGGGACGGGGCGGTGA
- a CDS encoding argininosuccinate synthase, which yields MAERVVLAYSGGLDTSVAVHWLRAERDYEVIAVAVDVGQGEADFEQIRSRALAAGAIEAVVIDAKDELASDFVLPSLQANALYEGRYPLVSSLSRPVIVRHLVAEARRHGATAVAHGCTGKGNDQVRFEVGTRSLAPDLGIVAPVREWGMTREETIDYAAREGVPITATKERIYSIDENLWGRAIECGVIEDPWNPPPSDVFALTVEKASEPVEVTIGFEAGVPVSLDGKQLGLVALIDELGATVGARGYGRIDIVENRRVGIKSREVYEAPAALALILAHQDLEGLTLERDVAHEKFCLEPRFAELVYDGLWFSPLREALSAFVASTQRHVSGEVRIRFTPGGGHEVTGRRSPVGLYDYGLATYDAADTFRHADAEGFTRIFGLGLATWARRQGVDGEGAGGPTR from the coding sequence GTGGCAGAACGGGTGGTGCTCGCGTACTCAGGGGGACTCGACACCTCGGTGGCGGTGCACTGGCTGCGCGCCGAGCGGGACTACGAGGTCATCGCGGTCGCCGTCGACGTCGGCCAGGGGGAGGCCGACTTCGAGCAGATCCGCTCGCGCGCCCTCGCCGCCGGCGCCATCGAGGCGGTGGTGATCGACGCGAAGGACGAGCTGGCGAGTGACTTCGTCCTCCCCTCGCTGCAGGCGAACGCCCTCTACGAGGGGCGCTACCCGCTCGTCTCCTCCCTCTCTCGCCCGGTGATCGTCCGCCACCTCGTGGCCGAGGCGCGCCGCCACGGCGCGACCGCGGTGGCGCACGGCTGCACCGGCAAGGGCAACGACCAGGTGCGCTTCGAGGTCGGCACGCGCTCGCTCGCTCCCGATCTCGGCATCGTGGCCCCGGTGCGGGAGTGGGGGATGACCCGCGAGGAGACGATCGACTACGCGGCGCGCGAGGGCGTCCCGATCACCGCGACCAAGGAGCGGATCTACTCGATCGACGAGAACCTCTGGGGCCGGGCGATCGAGTGCGGGGTGATCGAGGACCCCTGGAACCCGCCGCCCAGTGACGTCTTCGCGCTCACCGTCGAGAAGGCCTCTGAGCCGGTCGAGGTGACGATCGGCTTCGAGGCCGGCGTCCCGGTGAGTCTCGACGGCAAGCAGCTCGGCCTCGTCGCGCTGATCGACGAGCTCGGCGCGACCGTCGGTGCCCGCGGCTACGGCCGGATCGACATCGTCGAGAACCGCCGGGTCGGGATCAAGAGCCGTGAGGTCTACGAGGCGCCCGCCGCGCTCGCACTCATCCTCGCCCACCAGGACCTCGAGGGGCTCACCCTCGAGCGGGACGTCGCGCACGAGAAGTTCTGCCTCGAGCCGCGCTTCGCCGAGCTCGTCTACGACGGTCTCTGGTTCTCGCCGCTTCGCGAGGCGCTCTCCGCCTTCGTCGCGAGCACCCAGCGCCACGTCAGCGGAGAGGTGCGGATCCGCTTCACCCCTGGTGGCGGTCACGAGGTCACCGGCCGCCGCAGCCCGGTGGGCCTCTACGACTACGGCCTCGCCACCTACGACGCGGCAGACACCTTCCGCCACGCCGACGCGGAGGGCTTCACCCGGATCTTCGGCCTCGGCCTCGCGACCTGGGCGCGGCGCCAGGGGGTCGACGGTGAGGGAGCGGGCGGACCGACGCGATGA
- the argR gene encoding arginine repressor yields the protein MSRVPKNRRQHLLAQLLAEHAVTSQPQLVELLAEAGVPATQATVSRDLEELGAVKVRMPGVERQVYAIAELPKDQVAPLDHLRRVLGEWVVDLAVSANLVVLRTPPGSAHVVASALDRTPLDGMLGTVAGDDTILAVASEEVGGAALAERIGELAGR from the coding sequence GTGAGCCGTGTCCCGAAGAACCGGCGGCAGCACCTCCTCGCGCAGCTGCTCGCGGAGCACGCGGTGACGAGCCAGCCGCAGCTCGTCGAGCTGCTCGCCGAGGCGGGAGTACCGGCGACGCAGGCGACGGTCTCGCGCGACCTCGAGGAGCTCGGCGCGGTGAAGGTGCGCATGCCCGGTGTCGAACGCCAGGTCTATGCGATCGCCGAGCTGCCGAAGGACCAGGTCGCGCCGCTCGATCACCTCCGCCGCGTGCTCGGTGAATGGGTCGTCGACCTCGCGGTGTCGGCGAACCTGGTGGTGCTGCGCACGCCGCCCGGTTCCGCGCACGTCGTCGCTTCGGCGCTCGACCGCACGCCGCTCGACGGGATGCTCGGTACGGTCGCGGGTGACGACACGATCCTCGCCGTCGCGAGCGAGGAGGTCGGTGGCGCCGCCCTCGCCGAGCGCATCGGGGAGCTTGCCGGGCGCTAG